In one bacterium genomic region, the following are encoded:
- a CDS encoding response regulator, translated as MSKKIMTVDDSASIRQMVKFTLEDAGYGVMEACDGEDALQALTGSGVHMMLVDLNMPKLDGISLIKKVRSMPEFKFIPIIMLTTESQADKKQAGKEAGATGWIVKPFKPEQLLKVVKKVLG; from the coding sequence AGTAAGAAGATTATGACAGTTGATGATTCTGCAAGTATAAGGCAGATGGTAAAATTTACTCTGGAAGATGCCGGTTATGGTGTAATGGAGGCTTGTGATGGTGAAGATGCACTTCAGGCATTGACTGGTTCAGGTGTACATATGATGCTTGTTGACCTGAATATGCCCAAACTGGATGGCATAAGTTTAATAAAAAAAGTGCGCTCTATGCCAGAATTTAAATTCATTCCAATTATCATGCTTACAACCGAATCACAAGCTGATAAAAAACAGGCAGGTAAAGAGGCTGGCGCAACAGGATGGATTGTAAAACCATTTAAACCAGAACAACTTTTAAAAGTAGTAAAGAAGGTACTAGGATGA